A genomic window from Candidatus Bathyarchaeota archaeon includes:
- a CDS encoding MFS transporter yields the protein MRGKPSTRHDLLSPRDAYIGILLLGAVSLMGDVVYEGSRGLVPDYLRFLGATAFIVGLIGGLGEFMGYAVRLASGYLADTTRAYWLLIFIGYGLIASIPLLGVAATWETAIILILLERLGKALRSSPRDTLLSIISRDVGAGKAFGIHEFLDQTGAVAGPLIVTALMYYNGNSYQETFASLSMPFLMLLVALAYTHRRIGSKAVAGSEGAGGDAGKPKPPGKPFYIYTSAVTLNTVGLIPAALILYKASIILQPGQRWMVPMIYLLIQGMDAPAALLSGYAYDRFGVKFLTLPFMFSMLPSFLALAGAGLPSLIVASILFGVVLGMQESIYRAAVSDYTPVSSRGTAYGIFNTAYGIGFLISGLIYGLLIDLKASPAAALPFIISTQISAVIALLGTLRRQGEARSAAARQPSQAEDEDR from the coding sequence TTGAGAGGAAAGCCCTCGACGAGGCACGACCTGCTCAGCCCTAGAGACGCTTACATCGGCATCCTCCTCCTCGGAGCTGTAAGCTTGATGGGGGACGTAGTCTATGAGGGTTCACGCGGCCTGGTACCCGACTACCTCAGGTTCCTAGGGGCGACGGCCTTCATCGTGGGGCTGATCGGGGGATTGGGGGAGTTCATGGGCTACGCCGTCAGGCTGGCGAGCGGTTATCTAGCCGACACCACCCGGGCCTACTGGCTCCTCATATTCATAGGCTATGGATTAATCGCCTCGATCCCGCTCTTAGGGGTCGCAGCCACCTGGGAGACAGCCATCATCCTAATCCTACTCGAGAGGTTGGGGAAGGCCCTTAGGTCGTCCCCCAGGGACACCCTCCTATCCATCATAAGCAGGGATGTGGGGGCGGGCAAGGCCTTCGGGATCCATGAATTCCTGGATCAGACGGGGGCGGTAGCGGGGCCGCTCATCGTAACCGCCCTAATGTACTACAATGGTAACAGTTACCAGGAGACCTTCGCTTCCCTCTCGATGCCTTTCCTGATGCTCCTAGTAGCCTTAGCCTACACCCATAGAAGGATAGGCTCAAAGGCGGTCGCTGGGTCCGAGGGGGCGGGCGGAGACGCGGGTAAACCGAAACCTCCAGGGAAACCCTTCTACATATACACGTCGGCCGTCACTTTGAACACCGTAGGGCTCATCCCGGCCGCGCTCATCCTTTATAAGGCTTCGATCATACTTCAACCGGGGCAGCGGTGGATGGTCCCCATGATCTACCTGCTGATCCAGGGGATGGACGCGCCGGCGGCCCTCCTCTCCGGCTACGCATACGACAGGTTCGGCGTCAAATTCCTGACTTTACCATTCATGTTCTCGATGCTCCCCTCGTTCCTCGCCTTGGCTGGGGCGGGGCTGCCGAGCCTGATCGTTGCCTCCATACTCTTCGGCGTCGTGCTGGGGATGCAGGAGTCGATCTACCGGGCCGCAGTCTCGGATTATACGCCGGTCTCCTCCAGGGGCACCGCATACGGCATATTCAACACCGCCTATGGGATAGGCTTCCTCATAAGCGGCTTGATATACGGCCTACTCATCGACCTCAAAGCATCCCCTGCTGCAGCGCTGCCGTTCATAATCTCCACGCAGATCTCAGCGGTGATAGCCCTCCTGGGAACCCTTAGAAGGCAGGGGGAAGCAAGATCGGCCGCCGCGAGGCAGCCATCCCAGGCAGAGGATGAGGATAGATAA